A stretch of the Candidatus Eisenbacteria bacterium genome encodes the following:
- a CDS encoding response regulator gives MRGALLSGSGVRRLKTSELVGGRPLRRKRILVVDDEVYIVHILEFSLSMEGYEVLTAFDGEEALQVVEENSPDLIVLDIMMPKIDGYEVCRHLRSEERFADIPIILLSAKGRPIDREEGMKAGANDYITKPFRPRKLLEKIEELLSEADQGQVANL, from the coding sequence ATGCGGGGAGCATTGTTGTCTGGGAGCGGCGTACGTCGGCTTAAGACATCCGAATTGGTGGGAGGGAGACCATTGCGACGCAAGCGGATACTTGTTGTGGATGACGAGGTATATATTGTTCACATCCTTGAGTTTTCGCTCAGCATGGAGGGATATGAGGTTCTCACCGCGTTCGACGGCGAGGAAGCCCTTCAGGTTGTCGAGGAAAATTCACCCGATCTCATTGTTCTCGATATCATGATGCCCAAGATCGACGGTTATGAGGTGTGCCGCCACCTGCGTTCGGAAGAGCGATTCGCCGACATCCCCATCATTCTGCTCTCCGCCAAAGGGCGCCCGATTGATCGCGAAGAGGGAATGAAGGCCGGGGCGAATGACTACATTACAAAACCTTTCCGGCCGAGAAAGCTCTTGGAAAAGATCGAGGAGCTTCTCAGTGAAGCCGACCAGGGCCAAGTAGCCAATTTATAG
- a CDS encoding response regulator: MEKKQNKNNPTASARILVVEDEKSLRTILRLQLDKAGYEVITASDGEEGVQRALEAVPDLIVMDWMMPKMDGNKACQILKNNFTTSHIPVIMLTAKSELKDRLEGLSGGANDYIVKPYEADELLLRVHNLLVWSRSQREASPLTGLPGNAAIEDEFQNRLDNNEVFAFLYLDIDNFKAFNDYYGYRHGDQAIRLLADIVVRVVAQHGEPGDFIGHVGGDDFIVIAGIHTAQIVGEALIEAFDREIQQLYDQEDRTRGFIKVVDRRGSYQQFPIMTLTIAAVTNQGRQFKHVGEITDTSAELKHVGKGHAGSIVVWERRTSA; the protein is encoded by the coding sequence ATGGAAAAGAAACAGAATAAAAATAATCCCACGGCCTCGGCCCGGATCCTCGTCGTGGAAGATGAGAAGAGTCTGCGGACGATTCTCAGGCTTCAACTTGACAAAGCCGGATATGAAGTCATCACGGCCAGTGACGGGGAAGAAGGTGTCCAGCGGGCTCTCGAGGCGGTTCCTGATCTTATCGTCATGGATTGGATGATGCCGAAGATGGACGGGAACAAGGCCTGCCAAATTTTAAAGAACAATTTCACCACAAGCCACATTCCTGTGATCATGCTGACCGCGAAGTCGGAGTTGAAAGACCGGCTGGAAGGACTATCCGGCGGCGCGAACGATTACATCGTCAAGCCGTATGAGGCGGATGAGCTGTTGCTGCGGGTGCATAATTTATTGGTATGGAGCCGGTCGCAGAGAGAGGCGAGTCCGCTGACGGGTCTGCCGGGAAATGCGGCGATTGAAGACGAGTTTCAGAATCGGTTGGATAATAACGAGGTTTTCGCATTTCTTTATCTCGATATAGACAACTTCAAGGCCTTTAACGACTACTACGGCTATCGCCATGGCGACCAGGCGATCCGCTTGTTGGCCGACATTGTTGTAAGAGTGGTGGCTCAACACGGCGAACCCGGCGATTTTATCGGACATGTCGGCGGTGATGATTTTATTGTGATTGCGGGTATCCATACCGCTCAGATAGTGGGCGAAGCGCTCATTGAAGCTTTTGATCGTGAGATTCAGCAATTATATGACCAAGAGGATCGAACGCGGGGATTTATCAAGGTTGTCGACCGCCGGGGAAGCTATCAACAATTTCCCATCATGACTTTAACAATAGCGGCGGTGACAAACCAAGGGCGTCAGTTCAAGCATGTCGGCGAGATAACCGACACATCGGCCGAGCTCAAACATGTTGGGAAAGGACATGCGGGGAGCATTGTTGTCTGGGAGCGGCGTACGTCGGCTTAA
- the tsaD gene encoding tRNA (adenosine(37)-N6)-threonylcarbamoyltransferase complex transferase subunit TsaD codes for MPASAPNPPRFHPPPFDPSAPLLAIESSCDDTCAAVLKLDGTILSSVVSSQQIHSEFLGIVPELASREHLRLILPVISEALEQAHVTTDDLVAVAVTNGPGLIGSLLVGLSAAKGLAYARKIPIIGVNHIEAHLMSVLAEGPAEPPAVGLVVSGGHTELIDLPEWGEWSILGATRDDAAGEAFDKVAKLLGLGFPGGPAIDRVAQAGSPDAIPFPRAMLDVAKGGLEFSFSGLKTAVKIFLDGDQRTALPEGSDERAAYVADVAASFQTAVIDVLSAKIRAALHRTGYDRVFVCGGVACNSALRARLAADAGSEGWALRIPSPKYCADNAVMVGLAGIHHFKRGEISTYALPAMPNLDDWTGEY; via the coding sequence ATGCCGGCATCTGCCCCCAATCCGCCGCGGTTCCATCCGCCACCCTTCGACCCATCGGCCCCCTTGCTGGCGATCGAATCCTCATGTGACGACACTTGCGCCGCCGTCCTGAAACTCGATGGGACGATCCTCTCCAGCGTTGTTTCTTCCCAGCAGATTCATTCCGAATTTCTCGGTATCGTTCCCGAGCTGGCCTCGCGAGAGCATCTTCGTCTCATCCTTCCGGTGATTTCGGAGGCGCTGGAGCAGGCTCATGTCACGACGGATGATCTTGTCGCCGTGGCCGTCACCAACGGACCCGGTCTGATCGGATCTCTCCTGGTGGGTCTCTCCGCCGCCAAGGGATTGGCCTATGCCCGCAAGATCCCCATCATCGGGGTCAATCATATCGAGGCGCATCTCATGTCGGTTCTGGCGGAAGGGCCGGCGGAACCGCCGGCCGTCGGGCTGGTGGTCTCGGGCGGCCATACCGAGCTCATCGATCTACCCGAGTGGGGCGAGTGGAGCATCTTGGGGGCCACCCGGGATGACGCGGCGGGGGAGGCCTTCGACAAGGTCGCCAAGCTGCTGGGACTTGGCTTTCCCGGCGGACCGGCCATTGATCGCGTGGCCCAGGCCGGATCGCCCGATGCCATTCCCTTTCCCCGGGCGATGCTCGATGTGGCCAAGGGCGGATTGGAGTTCAGCTTCAGCGGATTAAAGACGGCCGTGAAGATCTTTCTCGACGGGGATCAGCGGACGGCGTTGCCCGAGGGATCAGATGAGCGGGCGGCCTACGTCGCCGATGTCGCCGCCTCCTTCCAGACCGCCGTCATCGATGTCTTATCCGCCAAGATCCGGGCCGCGCTCCACCGGACCGGATATGATCGGGTTTTCGTCTGCGGGGGGGTGGCCTGCAATAGCGCCCTGCGGGCGCGTCTGGCCGCCGACGCCGGGAGCGAGGGGTGGGCGCTCCGGATTCCAAGCCCCAAGTACTGCGCCGATAATGCCGTTATGGTGGGGTTGGCTGGTATCCACCACTTCAAGCGCGGCGAAATCTCGACCTATGCGCTTCCCGCCATGCCGAATCTCGATGACTGGACCGGCGAGTACTAG
- a CDS encoding TonB family protein, with product MGFLQITSFHRQWMMTLWLPLLMGVTGIGSSFAWVICPECDPPVQEASRFCEQCGSSFFADGETGGPRVGLIYVAMKDKDRALIWAGPDTLCPILSPAGILAENPNEGVRVAWAEIDYYLPEMGILKLRDGTLYDEEHLKVGQNNPWCARPPRLPARLLTRPWVTDEWVFTPKGETIPLSHVQVLSTNWPALQEGKREWARRRIGSRPLRPFQSDEDRKSLSRIPEVVKREDPVYPQIPDRHLKGRVMIDILIDPEGTPLTAVSIYPTAESESLQMAAIEAAYAWRFKSARSGRRGLYAWIPVPFDFNE from the coding sequence ATGGGTTTCCTTCAGATCACATCATTCCATCGTCAATGGATGATGACATTATGGCTCCCGCTCCTGATGGGAGTCACAGGAATTGGTTCTTCCTTTGCGTGGGTTATCTGTCCCGAGTGCGATCCTCCGGTGCAGGAGGCATCGAGATTCTGCGAGCAGTGCGGTTCCTCTTTTTTTGCGGATGGGGAGACGGGCGGACCGCGCGTCGGTCTCATCTATGTGGCCATGAAGGACAAGGACCGGGCTCTCATCTGGGCCGGTCCCGATACCTTGTGCCCGATTTTGAGCCCGGCCGGTATCCTGGCGGAGAACCCAAATGAAGGGGTGCGTGTCGCTTGGGCCGAGATCGACTATTACCTCCCTGAAATGGGGATCCTCAAATTGCGGGACGGCACTCTATATGATGAGGAACACCTCAAGGTGGGGCAGAACAATCCCTGGTGCGCCCGGCCGCCCCGTCTTCCGGCGCGGTTGCTGACCCGCCCATGGGTGACCGATGAATGGGTCTTCACTCCCAAGGGGGAGACGATTCCGCTGAGCCATGTCCAGGTGCTCTCAACCAACTGGCCGGCGCTTCAGGAAGGAAAGCGGGAATGGGCGCGGCGGCGGATCGGCAGCCGGCCCCTGCGGCCCTTCCAAAGCGACGAGGACCGCAAATCCCTATCAAGGATTCCCGAGGTTGTGAAGCGAGAGGATCCGGTCTATCCGCAGATCCCGGATCGCCATCTCAAGGGGCGTGTCATGATCGATATTCTGATTGATCCCGAGGGGACGCCTCTCACGGCGGTATCGATCTATCCCACGGCGGAGAGCGAATCCCTGCAGATGGCGGCGATCGAGGCCGCCTATGCTTGGCGCTTCAAATCGGCGCGGTCGGGCCGGCGCGGACTTTATGCGTGGATCCCGGTTCCTTTTGATTTCAACGAGTAG
- a CDS encoding aminotransferase class V-fold PLP-dependent enzyme yields the protein MPAEQTSEHRHHWLLNPDIAFLNHGSFGACPRPVLKVQEDFRRRLERDPVRFMVKESFDLMNAARIELAAFVKADPEDLAFVPNATTGVNAVLRSLTFGPGDELLTTDHEYNACKNALNFVAARTGAKVVAAHIPFPLMSPNQVVEAVLEKATPRTRLVLIDHITSSTALILPVKEIVSALRERGIDTLVDGAHAIGMLDLNIPEIGAAYYTTNCHKWLCTPKGTALLHVRHDLRGSIRPLTISHGANIPPGERSRYHWEFDWTGTSDPTGYLSIPAAIQFMGSLYAGGWAELRERNHALCLAARDRLCQVLGAEPPAPDEMLGSMATMPLSDGSLAPPLSPISPDPLQKRLWDDYGIEVPVVYWPDAPKRWFRISAQAYNMKEDFERLATALEDIFKSGESM from the coding sequence ATGCCCGCCGAACAAACCTCTGAGCACCGTCATCACTGGCTTCTCAATCCCGACATCGCCTTTCTCAATCACGGCTCTTTCGGCGCTTGTCCTCGGCCGGTGTTGAAAGTACAAGAGGACTTCCGCCGGCGCTTGGAAAGGGATCCCGTGCGGTTCATGGTGAAGGAATCCTTCGACCTGATGAATGCGGCGCGAATCGAGCTGGCCGCATTTGTTAAAGCCGATCCCGAGGATCTCGCCTTTGTCCCCAACGCGACAACCGGCGTGAACGCGGTTCTGCGCTCGCTCACGTTCGGGCCCGGCGACGAACTTCTGACAACCGACCATGAATACAACGCCTGCAAGAACGCTCTCAATTTCGTCGCCGCGCGCACCGGCGCCAAGGTGGTGGCCGCCCACATCCCCTTCCCGTTGATGTCGCCGAACCAGGTGGTGGAGGCCGTCCTAGAGAAGGCCACCCCAAGAACCCGCTTGGTTCTAATCGATCACATAACCAGCAGCACGGCCTTGATCCTGCCGGTCAAAGAGATCGTATCGGCGTTGCGAGAGCGCGGCATCGACACGCTCGTCGACGGGGCGCACGCCATCGGGATGCTCGACTTGAACATTCCGGAAATCGGCGCCGCCTACTACACAACCAATTGCCACAAATGGCTCTGCACACCCAAGGGCACGGCCTTGCTGCATGTCCGCCACGATCTACGGGGGTCGATCCGTCCCCTGACAATCAGCCACGGCGCCAATATCCCGCCCGGCGAGCGCTCCCGCTACCATTGGGAATTCGATTGGACGGGAACCAGCGATCCCACGGGATATTTGTCGATCCCCGCCGCCATACAATTTATGGGATCCCTCTATGCGGGGGGGTGGGCGGAGCTGCGGGAGAGAAACCACGCCCTGTGTCTGGCCGCGCGGGACCGGCTTTGCCAAGTGCTCGGCGCCGAGCCGCCGGCGCCCGATGAGATGCTAGGCTCGATGGCGACGATGCCCCTATCCGACGGATCGCTTGCGCCGCCCCTTTCCCCCATCAGCCCCGATCCACTGCAAAAGCGGCTTTGGGATGATTATGGCATCGAGGTGCCCGTGGTCTACTGGCCGGACGCCCCCAAGCGCTGGTTCCGTATCTCTGCGCAGGCCTACAACATGAAGGAGGATTTTGAGCGGCTGGCGACGGCGCTCGAAGACATTTTTAAATCCGGGGAGTCAATGTAA
- a CDS encoding RNA polymerase sigma factor → MRVITVSETISKSVAFPEDLSLARRAVMRDEAAWREIYDTTRDRLFALLSYYTGQREDALELLQETYLSALNSIDRYRGDGSLAGWFAIIAIRRARDWRRKLAVWKRRRQELADERALDPPAMPNDPLRLQLQGAIAKLAGRQRASFLMREMEGLSFREIGEALGIGEPTARVHYHRAKKIMQNLLNPDDDATADPADGSAGGIATESRREPSLKGVTTRANPTCDTDNEEVST, encoded by the coding sequence ATGAGGGTGATCACAGTGAGCGAAACGATTTCGAAATCGGTAGCGTTCCCCGAAGATCTATCCCTGGCCCGGCGCGCCGTCATGCGGGATGAAGCGGCATGGCGGGAAATCTACGACACGACGCGGGATCGCCTCTTCGCGCTCCTCTCCTATTACACCGGCCAGCGCGAAGACGCCTTGGAGCTCCTTCAAGAGACTTACCTCAGCGCTCTCAACTCGATCGATCGATACAGGGGCGACGGCTCCCTCGCCGGATGGTTCGCCATTATCGCCATCCGCCGGGCGAGGGATTGGCGGCGCAAGCTGGCGGTGTGGAAACGCCGCCGGCAGGAACTGGCGGATGAGCGAGCGCTCGATCCGCCGGCGATGCCGAACGATCCCCTGCGTCTTCAATTGCAAGGAGCCATCGCAAAACTCGCCGGAAGGCAGCGGGCTTCATTTCTCATGCGGGAGATGGAGGGATTGTCCTTTCGAGAGATCGGGGAAGCGCTGGGTATCGGCGAACCGACCGCCCGAGTCCATTATCACCGCGCCAAAAAGATCATGCAGAACCTCCTTAACCCTGATGACGATGCGACGGCCGATCCGGCGGACGGCTCGGCCGGCGGCATTGCGACGGAGTCCCGACGCGAGCCCTCGCTGAAGGGCGTGACGACGCGAGCGAACCCGACTTGCGACACGGATAATGAGGAGGTGTCGACATGA
- a CDS encoding von Willebrand factor type A domain-containing protein: MKRDLDRYKDKLTPEEERRIWGRMRSALHEDRDEDKSWRLGLWLSRAAIVAGTAMLAVAIWRAGSPPPNTTLPEAPLQPDRYLSKKMEPKSAPGIDAPAHDDDNSLKPDGILPIPGANQLSTDARSAAPPMEAPEIYSEMKATRPSDDEIIAHRERQPIMLADAGEIRGSVFNEYGEPMPFIKVTLNDTPWGTIVQDDGSFRIRNLPAGNYTLSVMEAGYHEVNLSNLNVKERELLELNVALETDSPYGRICGRILNSAGEPVAGARVQVLDGGGRAVTADDGSFCITDVSAGRHRIYVSARDYQALTLEDIDVERGLENDLVANLTNADVPDKKSKGKKESTLSGGKLHYESAPSEEAITSMEIAESEQVASSVTRSDQVRLMEAGGSTAGESRYGSATGGLQPVNDELADDMFFKHYGVNPFVAADEDALSTFGLDVDTGSYTIARNYIRKGKLPPQEAIRVEEFVNFVRKNYDPPEHDDFSIRVDGMPSPFAPVQDGSYQLVRVGIRGRVVDSEDREAVQVVLVIDTSGSMRSENRIELLKSSMDILLDELRPDDELGIVAFSNTARVVLPMTSLKDEEKIHRAIHSLQPNGSTNVEQGLEFGYAMLREAPHQSPNQRIILCSDGVANEGNTGWEKILENVKESSDRIMLSSIGFGMGNYNDVLMEKLADAGDGQYAYVDEIGEATRVLRENITGLLQVIARDTKAQIEFNPEIVERYRLIGYENRDVRDADFRNNAVDAGEIGAGHEVTVLYEVKLKDRNRQGELATVRLRYEKPEGGRFVELEEIAQVNRLEARIDDAPADLIFDACVAEFAEILRGSYWAKESTLPPVLDLARGAIERMTSRPDLDEIYLVMQKAAAISRP, from the coding sequence ATGAAACGCGACCTAGACCGCTACAAGGATAAGCTGACCCCTGAAGAGGAACGCCGCATTTGGGGCCGGATGCGAAGCGCCCTTCACGAGGACCGGGACGAAGATAAAAGTTGGAGACTCGGACTCTGGCTGAGCCGCGCCGCCATCGTGGCGGGAACGGCGATGTTGGCGGTTGCGATTTGGCGCGCCGGATCCCCCCCGCCCAACACAACGCTGCCAGAGGCGCCGCTCCAGCCGGATCGCTATCTCTCCAAGAAAATGGAGCCGAAGAGCGCGCCGGGAATCGATGCGCCGGCGCATGATGATGATAACTCTCTGAAGCCGGATGGGATTCTGCCGATCCCCGGGGCGAATCAGCTCAGTACGGATGCTCGGTCCGCGGCGCCGCCGATGGAGGCGCCGGAGATCTACTCTGAGATGAAAGCCACGCGCCCCTCCGATGACGAGATCATTGCGCATCGCGAACGGCAGCCCATCATGCTCGCCGATGCGGGCGAGATCCGCGGCAGTGTCTTTAACGAATACGGCGAGCCGATGCCCTTCATTAAGGTGACCCTCAATGACACGCCCTGGGGCACGATTGTACAAGACGACGGCTCCTTCCGTATCCGCAATCTCCCCGCCGGGAATTACACGCTTAGTGTGATGGAAGCCGGATACCATGAAGTGAACCTCTCCAACCTGAACGTCAAAGAACGGGAGTTGCTGGAACTCAACGTGGCGCTGGAGACGGATTCGCCCTACGGCCGGATCTGTGGGCGGATTCTCAATTCGGCGGGTGAGCCGGTCGCCGGAGCGCGCGTGCAGGTGCTCGACGGCGGCGGGCGTGCCGTCACCGCCGATGATGGATCCTTCTGCATCACGGATGTCTCCGCTGGACGCCATCGGATCTATGTGAGTGCGCGAGACTACCAGGCGCTGACCCTGGAAGACATTGATGTAGAGCGCGGCCTTGAAAACGATCTGGTCGCGAATCTCACGAATGCCGATGTACCGGACAAGAAATCAAAAGGGAAAAAGGAATCCACGCTCTCCGGGGGAAAACTTCACTATGAGAGTGCTCCATCAGAAGAAGCGATCACCTCGATGGAGATTGCCGAGAGCGAACAGGTTGCGTCCTCTGTCACCAGATCCGATCAGGTGCGCTTGATGGAGGCGGGAGGATCCACCGCCGGCGAATCCCGCTACGGCTCCGCCACCGGCGGCCTTCAGCCGGTCAATGACGAGCTGGCGGACGATATGTTCTTCAAGCACTACGGCGTGAATCCCTTTGTCGCCGCCGACGAAGACGCCCTCTCAACCTTCGGCCTCGACGTCGACACCGGCTCTTATACGATCGCCCGGAATTATATTCGCAAAGGGAAGCTCCCTCCCCAGGAAGCGATCCGCGTCGAGGAATTCGTCAACTTCGTCCGCAAGAACTACGATCCGCCGGAGCATGATGATTTCAGCATCCGGGTCGACGGAATGCCCTCCCCCTTCGCGCCGGTGCAGGACGGATCGTATCAGCTGGTGCGTGTCGGCATCCGCGGCCGGGTCGTTGATTCGGAGGATAGGGAGGCGGTGCAGGTCGTTCTCGTCATCGACACCTCGGGATCGATGCGGAGTGAGAACCGGATCGAGCTGTTAAAATCCTCCATGGATATCCTTCTCGATGAGCTGCGTCCCGATGATGAACTCGGCATCGTCGCCTTCAGCAACACCGCCCGCGTCGTATTGCCGATGACCTCTCTGAAGGATGAGGAGAAGATCCATCGGGCGATCCACTCGCTTCAGCCGAACGGCTCCACCAATGTTGAGCAGGGTTTGGAGTTCGGGTATGCGATGCTGCGCGAAGCGCCCCATCAGAGCCCAAACCAGCGGATCATCCTCTGTTCCGACGGCGTCGCCAATGAAGGCAACACGGGATGGGAAAAGATCCTGGAAAATGTAAAAGAATCTTCCGACCGGATCATGCTTTCTTCAATCGGCTTCGGCATGGGCAACTACAATGACGTTCTGATGGAGAAGTTGGCCGACGCCGGTGACGGGCAATATGCCTATGTCGACGAGATCGGTGAAGCGACGCGGGTTCTCCGCGAAAATATCACCGGCCTGCTGCAGGTGATCGCCCGCGACACCAAGGCGCAAATCGAATTCAATCCGGAGATCGTGGAGCGCTACCGCCTCATCGGTTACGAGAACCGCGATGTGCGCGATGCGGATTTCCGCAACAACGCCGTTGACGCCGGCGAAATCGGCGCCGGACATGAAGTCACGGTGCTTTACGAAGTGAAGCTGAAGGATCGCAACCGGCAGGGTGAACTGGCGACCGTTCGCCTGCGGTACGAAAAGCCGGAAGGAGGCCGCTTCGTTGAGTTGGAAGAGATTGCACAAGTGAACCGGCTCGAGGCGCGTATCGACGATGCGCCGGCTGATCTCATCTTCGACGCCTGCGTCGCCGAGTTTGCGGAGATTCTGCGGGGAAGCTACTGGGCCAAGGAAAGCACACTGCCCCCCGTCCTCGATCTGGCCCGCGGCGCGATTGAAAGAATGACGTCACGGCCGGATCTTGATGAAATTTACCTGGTCATGCAGAAGGCGGCCGCCATCAGCCGGCCGTGA